Proteins from one Faecalibacterium sp. I3-3-33 genomic window:
- a CDS encoding ABC transporter ATP-binding protein produces the protein MPRPGRPTTERAKDFKGTLRQLIRTMSHYKLPLAAAMLFAVLSTIFNIAGPKVLAKATTALATGWIARLRGTGSIDFVYIGRILLFLLGMYLLSSAFSFIQGWLMTGLSQKVCYDFRRQISEKINRLPLAYFEKRTVGEVLSRITNDVDTLGQSLNQSITQLITSVTTMIGVLVMMLSISPRMTLIALLILPVSLALVLVVVKFSQKYFKAQQATLGVVNGQVEEVYAGHNVVKAFNREAVVLADFNAANDKLYESAWKSQFLSGLMMPIMNFVGNLGYVAVAIVGSIFAANGVITIGDIQAFIQYVKNFTQPIQQLSQVSNMLQSMAAAAERVFEFLNEPEEEQLADPARRADPSDIDGQVTFDHVRFGYTPDKTVIHDFSCTVQPGQKVAIVGPTGAGKTTMVKLLMRFYDVDAGSITLNGHDVRDFDRSALREGFGMVLQDTWLFKGTIMENIRYGRLDATDEEVIAAAKAANADHFIRTLPGGYQMELNEDASNVSQGQKQLLTIARTILADNRILILDEATSSVDTRTEQRIQTAMDRLMEGRTSFVIAHRLSTIRDADLILVMRDGDIVEQGTHDQLIEVGGFYADLYNSQFEDVVD, from the coding sequence ATGCCCAGACCCGGACGTCCCACCACCGAGCGCGCCAAGGACTTTAAAGGCACGCTGCGGCAGCTCATCCGCACCATGAGCCACTACAAACTGCCCCTTGCGGCAGCCATGCTGTTTGCTGTTCTGTCCACCATCTTCAACATTGCAGGCCCCAAGGTGCTGGCAAAGGCCACCACCGCCCTTGCCACCGGCTGGATCGCCCGGCTGCGCGGCACCGGCAGCATTGATTTTGTGTATATCGGCCGCATTCTGCTGTTTTTGCTGGGGATGTACCTGCTGAGCAGCGCCTTCAGCTTTATTCAGGGCTGGCTGATGACCGGCCTTTCCCAGAAGGTCTGCTACGACTTCCGCCGCCAGATCAGCGAAAAGATCAACCGCCTGCCGCTGGCGTACTTTGAAAAGCGCACCGTGGGCGAGGTGCTCTCCCGCATCACCAACGATGTGGACACGCTGGGCCAGAGCCTGAACCAGAGTATCACCCAGCTGATCACCAGCGTGACCACCATGATCGGTGTGCTGGTGATGATGCTTTCCATCAGTCCCCGCATGACCCTGATCGCCCTGCTGATCCTGCCGGTGTCGCTGGCGCTGGTGCTGGTGGTGGTCAAGTTCAGCCAGAAGTACTTCAAGGCGCAGCAGGCCACGCTGGGCGTGGTCAACGGTCAGGTAGAAGAGGTTTACGCCGGTCACAACGTAGTCAAGGCGTTCAACCGGGAGGCCGTGGTGCTGGCAGACTTCAACGCCGCCAACGATAAGCTGTACGAATCCGCATGGAAGAGCCAGTTTCTCTCCGGCCTGATGATGCCCATCATGAACTTTGTGGGCAACCTGGGCTATGTGGCGGTGGCCATTGTTGGCAGCATTTTTGCCGCAAACGGCGTTATCACCATTGGTGATATTCAGGCCTTTATCCAGTACGTCAAAAACTTCACCCAGCCCATCCAGCAGCTTTCGCAGGTGTCCAATATGCTGCAAAGCATGGCCGCTGCTGCCGAGCGGGTGTTCGAGTTTTTGAATGAGCCGGAGGAAGAGCAGCTGGCAGACCCCGCCCGCCGCGCCGACCCCTCCGATATTGACGGACAGGTCACCTTTGACCATGTGCGCTTCGGCTACACCCCGGACAAGACCGTCATCCACGACTTCAGCTGCACGGTGCAGCCCGGCCAAAAGGTAGCCATCGTAGGCCCCACCGGCGCGGGCAAGACCACCATGGTCAAGCTGCTGATGCGCTTTTACGATGTGGACGCCGGTTCCATCACCCTGAACGGCCACGATGTGCGGGACTTTGACCGCAGCGCCCTGCGCGAGGGCTTTGGCATGGTGCTGCAGGACACATGGCTGTTCAAGGGCACCATCATGGAGAACATCCGCTACGGCCGACTGGACGCCACCGATGAAGAGGTGATCGCCGCCGCAAAGGCCGCCAACGCCGATCACTTTATCCGCACCCTGCCCGGCGGCTACCAGATGGAGCTGAACGAGGACGCCTCCAACGTCAGTCAGGGACAGAAGCAGCTGCTCACCATCGCCCGTACCATTCTGGCAGATAACCGCATTCTGATTTTGGACGAGGCCACCAGCAGCGTGGATACCCGCACCGAGCAGCGCATCCAGACCGCCATGGACCGCCTGATGGAGGGCCGCACCAGCTTTGTCATCGCCCACCGCCTTTCCACCATCCGCGATGCCGACCTCATCCTTGTCATGCGAGACGGCGACATTGTGGAGCAGGGCACCCACGACCAGCTGATCGAGGTCGGCGGCTTCTACGCCGACCTGTACAACAGCCAGTTCGAGGACGTGGTGGATTAA
- a CDS encoding ABC transporter ATP-binding protein: MTKIFKQLARHWAVCLVVFALLFVQAYCDLALPDYTSKIVDTGIQQGGIESPLPQTVRKSTLDALSLLMNEEDAQKLQNAYQYYLQDDGVLQLRSDLTEDERTALEDAVTTPDIVLYMAAAQAANTPAGQNSMGMTGLAEMPSAAADTDTETVTPTAADLDTVCSQFAAMSQMPGFDRSMLQKQLDGAMSQLDSTLLENLKSQSLLLVQLEYEAQGVARDVQMQYLFRVGGQMLALTLLMVAVAVAVGFLASRVSAAIGRDMRRETFSSVIGFSNAEIENFSTASLITRTTNDIQQVQFVCVILLRMVAYAPILGIGGVLHVVGSRSGLSWIVVLDVALLLLLLIFLMSVAMPKFKVMQQLVDRLNLVSREILTGIMPVRAFSREKFEEQRFDKANRELMGTQLFTNRAMVAMMPFMTLIMNGTSLLIVWFGGKAMDAGTMQVGEMIAFITYTMQIVMSFLMLAMVAVMLPRAGVAADRIDEVLRTKATIHDPDKATAKAAQAHTDWQGVVQFEDVSFRYPGADSDALEHISFTAKPGETTAIIGSTGCGKSTLLNLIPRFYDVTGGKVTVDGIDVREMPQAQLHDLLGYVPQKGVLFSGTIDSNLKFGGEDITDAQVHKAAAIAQATDFIEAKSEGYQSPIAQGGSNVSGGQKQRLSIARAIAKNPKVYLFDDSFSALDYKTDVTLRRALKAQTDNATVIIVAQRISTVLHANQILVLDEGRLVGKGTHAQLMVSCPEYQEIARSQLSQKELALDTLNTEKEGE; this comes from the coding sequence ATGACAAAGATCTTTAAGCAGCTGGCCCGACACTGGGCGGTCTGCCTTGTGGTGTTCGCGCTGCTGTTCGTGCAGGCGTACTGCGACCTTGCATTGCCGGACTACACCAGCAAGATCGTGGACACCGGCATCCAGCAGGGCGGCATTGAAAGCCCCCTGCCCCAGACGGTGCGCAAGAGCACGCTGGACGCATTGAGTCTGCTGATGAACGAGGAGGATGCGCAGAAGCTGCAAAACGCCTATCAGTACTATCTGCAGGACGATGGCGTATTGCAGCTGCGCTCCGACCTGACCGAGGACGAGCGCACCGCACTGGAAGATGCCGTGACCACCCCGGACATCGTGCTGTATATGGCTGCCGCACAGGCCGCCAACACCCCCGCCGGGCAGAACAGCATGGGCATGACCGGCCTTGCCGAGATGCCCTCTGCCGCTGCGGACACCGACACCGAGACCGTCACTCCCACGGCAGCAGATCTGGACACCGTTTGCAGCCAGTTTGCCGCCATGAGCCAGATGCCCGGCTTTGACCGCAGTATGCTGCAAAAGCAGCTGGACGGTGCCATGAGCCAGCTGGACAGCACCCTGCTGGAAAACCTGAAAAGCCAGTCTTTGCTGCTGGTGCAGCTGGAATACGAGGCACAGGGCGTTGCGCGGGATGTGCAGATGCAGTACCTCTTCCGGGTAGGCGGCCAGATGCTGGCGCTCACCCTGCTGATGGTGGCCGTGGCTGTGGCCGTGGGCTTCCTTGCCTCCCGGGTATCCGCCGCCATCGGCCGCGACATGCGCCGGGAAACCTTCTCCAGTGTCATCGGCTTCTCCAATGCAGAGATTGAGAATTTTTCCACTGCCTCCCTCATCACCCGCACCACCAACGATATCCAGCAGGTGCAGTTCGTCTGTGTCATTCTGCTGCGCATGGTAGCCTACGCGCCCATTCTGGGCATTGGCGGTGTGCTGCACGTTGTGGGCAGCCGCAGCGGTCTTTCCTGGATCGTGGTGCTGGACGTGGCACTGCTTTTGTTGCTGCTGATCTTCCTGATGAGCGTTGCCATGCCCAAATTCAAGGTGATGCAGCAGCTGGTGGACCGGCTGAATCTGGTCAGCCGCGAAATTTTGACCGGCATCATGCCGGTGCGCGCCTTCAGCCGCGAAAAGTTTGAGGAGCAGCGTTTTGATAAGGCCAACCGGGAGCTGATGGGCACCCAGCTGTTCACCAACCGCGCCATGGTGGCCATGATGCCCTTTATGACTCTGATCATGAACGGCACCAGCCTGCTCATCGTCTGGTTCGGCGGCAAAGCCATGGACGCCGGCACCATGCAGGTGGGCGAGATGATCGCCTTTATCACCTACACCATGCAGATCGTCATGTCCTTCCTGATGCTGGCGATGGTGGCCGTCATGCTGCCCCGCGCCGGTGTGGCTGCGGATCGTATCGACGAGGTCCTCCGCACCAAGGCCACCATCCACGACCCGGACAAAGCCACCGCAAAGGCCGCACAGGCCCACACCGACTGGCAGGGTGTGGTACAGTTTGAGGATGTGAGCTTCCGCTACCCCGGTGCGGACAGCGATGCACTGGAACACATCAGCTTTACCGCAAAGCCCGGCGAGACTACCGCCATCATCGGCTCCACCGGCTGCGGCAAGTCCACCCTGCTCAACCTGATCCCCCGCTTTTACGATGTGACCGGCGGCAAGGTGACCGTGGACGGCATTGACGTGCGCGAGATGCCGCAGGCACAGCTGCACGACCTGCTGGGCTATGTGCCCCAGAAGGGTGTGCTGTTCAGCGGCACCATTGACAGCAACCTGAAATTCGGCGGCGAGGATATCACCGACGCACAGGTGCACAAGGCCGCCGCCATTGCGCAGGCCACTGATTTTATCGAGGCAAAGTCCGAGGGCTACCAAAGTCCCATTGCACAGGGCGGTTCCAACGTATCCGGCGGCCAGAAGCAGCGGCTTTCCATTGCCCGGGCAATCGCCAAAAACCCCAAGGTCTATCTGTTTGACGACAGCTTCTCGGCGCTGGACTACAAAACCGATGTAACGCTACGCCGCGCTTTGAAGGCACAGACCGACAACGCCACCGTGATCATTGTGGCGCAGCGCATCTCCACCGTGCTGCACGCAAACCAGATCCTTGTACTGGACGAGGGCAGACTGGTGGGCAAGGGCACCCATGCCCAGCTGATGGTCAGCTGCCCGGAATATCAGGAGATCGCCCGCAGCCAGCTGAGCCAGAAGGAACTGGCGCTGGATACCCTGAACACAGAAAAGGAGGGTGAGTGA
- a CDS encoding AAA family ATPase — protein sequence MSDILDTLRQEGVDPALLAAVQKYRAAHPLEQALRPRIPAPAFIYYGKEVWEQALAAILCGENLLLAGGKATGKNVLAENLAAAFGRPAWDISFHVNMDAASLIGMDTFAGGQVVFRPGPVYRCAQCGGFGVLDEINMAKNEALAVLHAVLDFRRAIDVPGYDRIPLAEETRFIATMNYGYAGTRELNEALTSRFAVVQMPTITQDNLEKLLRAQFPDLTAKYVHQFALLFLDLQKKCDSAEISTKALDLRGMLDALRLIRRGIPAGAALDMGITNKAFDSYEQGLIRDVIAARIPAKLDAGKLFA from the coding sequence ATGTCGGATATTCTGGATACCTTACGGCAGGAAGGGGTGGACCCCGCCCTGCTTGCGGCGGTGCAGAAATACCGTGCCGCTCATCCGCTGGAGCAGGCGTTGCGCCCGCGCATCCCCGCCCCTGCCTTTATTTACTACGGCAAAGAGGTGTGGGAGCAGGCACTGGCGGCCATCCTCTGCGGTGAAAACCTGCTGCTGGCCGGCGGCAAAGCCACCGGAAAAAATGTGCTGGCAGAAAACCTTGCCGCCGCTTTTGGCCGCCCCGCGTGGGACATCTCCTTTCATGTAAACATGGACGCCGCCTCCCTGATCGGCATGGATACCTTTGCGGGCGGGCAGGTGGTGTTCCGTCCCGGGCCGGTGTACCGCTGCGCACAGTGCGGTGGCTTCGGCGTGCTGGACGAGATCAACATGGCCAAAAACGAGGCGCTGGCGGTGCTGCACGCCGTGCTGGACTTCCGCCGCGCCATCGACGTGCCCGGGTACGACCGCATCCCGCTGGCTGAGGAGACCCGCTTTATCGCCACCATGAACTACGGCTACGCAGGCACCCGGGAGCTGAACGAGGCGCTCACCTCCCGCTTTGCGGTGGTGCAGATGCCCACCATCACGCAGGATAATCTGGAAAAGCTGCTGCGGGCGCAGTTCCCGGATCTTACCGCAAAATATGTGCATCAGTTTGCGCTGCTGTTTCTGGACCTGCAGAAAAAATGCGACAGTGCAGAAATTTCTACCAAAGCGCTGGATCTGCGCGGTATGCTGGACGCGCTGCGGCTGATTCGGCGGGGCATCCCGGCCGGGGCGGCGCTGGATATGGGCATCACCAACAAGGCCTTTGACTCCTACGAGCAGGGGCTGATCCGGGACGTGATCGCCGCGCGTATCCCGGCCAAGCTGGATGCCGGAAAGCTGTTTGCCTGA
- a CDS encoding FAD-binding protein, which produces MNKISRKGFIKIAAAAAMSSVTAGALAACNAASGSASASTSGAAGQYIPGTYEGTAEGISSTVKVTMTFSDSAVTDVVVDTSGETASYGAAAADELREQLMAAGSAEIDGVSGSTITSDAVMKAAKSCYAQAKGEAVVSSVQLPTGDANDWLGKEPDIDEASITETWDTDIVIVGAGNGGMCAAAYAAQNGLNFRIIEQNSAVMDTRHWYGTIDSSEAKKKGIAPVDRAELLSEISRSMGGRCDQRVVKTWINESAAMHDFVSGILESEPYNYVCNLTSGDEAKWPDDTQVSQSKLMFPVQQVDYSSAEKPRNVVFQEYIESKGYSIDFNTGLAKLEKDADGRITGVIAQSTADDHFIRINAAKGVLLACGGYAGNPYMMEQLDPLGTSVTTACSYTPADKGYGIRAAIWAGAHLDAEPAPVLFDRGLVAPGVDAGYADNGSAFGGKAFPGTVGQYNPGSQPFLKVNRHGERFMNESQEYDNASHASFQQPGHVYAMIHDANFRSDVDRFHTIGCSALTRYIPGMMEGQLEQYEGEGLIMKANTIEELADKMGFTGADKDNFVATVARYNELYDKQNDEDFGKPASRLSAIRTAPFYGCWLGASLLCSMQGISITENCQAKDSNNEPIPGLYVTGDMSGSFFQNNYPCVMGGTACGRTLTFAIKSVKQMAGLENA; this is translated from the coding sequence ATGAACAAGATTTCCCGTAAGGGCTTTATCAAGATCGCCGCTGCTGCCGCCATGAGCAGTGTGACCGCCGGTGCTCTGGCTGCCTGCAATGCTGCCTCCGGCTCTGCTTCCGCTTCCACTTCCGGTGCTGCCGGCCAGTACATCCCCGGCACCTATGAGGGCACCGCCGAGGGTATCTCCTCCACTGTCAAGGTCACCATGACCTTCTCCGACAGCGCTGTCACCGATGTGGTAGTGGACACCTCCGGCGAGACTGCTTCCTACGGCGCTGCCGCTGCCGATGAGCTGCGCGAGCAGCTGATGGCTGCCGGTTCTGCCGAGATCGACGGTGTTTCCGGTTCTACCATCACCTCCGATGCCGTGATGAAGGCCGCCAAGAGCTGCTACGCACAGGCAAAGGGCGAGGCCGTGGTCTCCAGCGTGCAGCTGCCCACCGGCGACGCAAACGACTGGCTGGGCAAAGAGCCTGACATCGACGAGGCTTCCATCACCGAGACATGGGATACCGATATCGTCATTGTGGGCGCTGGCAACGGTGGTATGTGCGCAGCCGCTTATGCTGCACAGAACGGACTGAACTTCCGTATCATCGAGCAGAATTCTGCCGTTATGGATACCCGCCATTGGTACGGCACCATCGACAGCAGCGAAGCAAAGAAAAAGGGCATTGCTCCTGTTGACCGCGCCGAGCTGCTGAGCGAGATCTCCCGCTCCATGGGCGGTCGCTGCGACCAGCGCGTAGTTAAGACCTGGATCAATGAGTCTGCCGCCATGCACGATTTTGTTTCCGGCATTCTGGAAAGCGAGCCCTACAACTATGTATGCAACCTGACCTCCGGCGATGAAGCCAAATGGCCGGATGATACGCAGGTGAGCCAGAGCAAGCTGATGTTCCCTGTGCAGCAAGTCGACTACAGCAGCGCCGAAAAGCCCCGCAACGTGGTATTTCAGGAGTATATCGAGAGCAAGGGCTACAGCATCGACTTTAACACCGGCCTTGCCAAGCTGGAAAAGGATGCCGACGGCCGCATCACCGGCGTTATCGCCCAGAGCACTGCCGACGACCACTTCATCCGCATCAACGCAGCCAAGGGCGTGCTGCTGGCCTGTGGCGGCTATGCAGGCAATCCCTACATGATGGAGCAGCTGGACCCGCTGGGCACCAGCGTGACCACCGCCTGCTCCTATACCCCTGCTGACAAGGGCTATGGTATCCGTGCCGCTATCTGGGCAGGTGCACATCTGGATGCAGAGCCTGCTCCCGTGCTGTTCGACCGCGGTCTGGTGGCACCCGGTGTGGATGCCGGTTATGCGGACAACGGCTCTGCCTTTGGCGGCAAGGCCTTCCCCGGCACTGTGGGTCAGTACAACCCCGGCAGCCAGCCCTTCCTGAAGGTCAACCGCCATGGCGAGCGTTTTATGAACGAAAGTCAGGAATACGACAATGCCTCCCATGCTTCTTTCCAGCAGCCGGGGCACGTTTATGCCATGATCCACGATGCAAACTTCCGCAGCGACGTAGATCGCTTCCACACCATCGGTTGCTCTGCACTGACCCGTTACATCCCCGGCATGATGGAAGGTCAGCTGGAGCAGTACGAGGGTGAGGGCCTGATCATGAAGGCGAACACCATTGAAGAGCTTGCCGACAAGATGGGCTTTACCGGTGCTGACAAGGACAACTTTGTAGCCACCGTTGCCCGCTACAACGAGCTGTACGACAAGCAGAACGACGAGGACTTCGGCAAGCCTGCAAGCCGCCTGAGCGCCATCCGCACCGCGCCCTTCTACGGCTGCTGGCTGGGTGCCTCTCTGCTGTGCAGTATGCAGGGTATTTCCATCACTGAAAACTGCCAGGCGAAGGATAGCAACAACGAGCCCATTCCCGGCCTGTACGTTACCGGCGATATGTCCGGCAGCTTCTTCCAGAACAACTACCCCTGCGTCATGGGCGGCACCGCTTGTGGCCGCACCCTGACCTTTGCCATCAAATCCGTCAAGCAGATGGCAGGTCTGGAGAACGCCTGA
- a CDS encoding MarR family winged helix-turn-helix transcriptional regulator, protein MSEPSTPSFQGMCHYIGQLSKASKAGMRAALADCPKCHFNMLEGLLHSINCHGRDGAIYVSDLAREIRQPLPAVSRGLRLMEQDGTVVREPDPADRRKTLVRITPKGYELCHQCEQALRDYFASVLARLEPEQVAQMDALRGALMDAILAENAARNIDPKGETNHDKDL, encoded by the coding sequence GTGTCCGAGCCAAGCACCCCCAGCTTTCAGGGGATGTGCCACTATATTGGGCAGCTGAGCAAGGCATCCAAGGCCGGGATGCGGGCGGCGCTGGCCGATTGCCCCAAATGCCACTTCAATATGCTGGAAGGCCTGCTGCATTCCATCAACTGCCACGGCAGGGACGGTGCCATCTACGTCTCCGACCTTGCCCGGGAGATCCGACAGCCGCTGCCGGCGGTCTCGCGCGGGCTGCGGTTGATGGAGCAGGACGGCACCGTGGTGCGGGAGCCGGACCCCGCCGACCGCCGCAAAACGCTGGTGCGCATCACCCCCAAAGGGTATGAGCTGTGCCACCAGTGTGAGCAGGCTCTGCGCGACTACTTTGCCAGCGTGCTGGCACGGTTAGAGCCGGAGCAGGTAGCCCAGATGGACGCGCTGCGCGGCGCGCTGATGGATGCCATTCTTGCGGAAAATGCCGCGCGCAACATTGACCCGAAGGGAGAAACGAACCATGACAAAGATCTTTAA
- a CDS encoding LysR family transcriptional regulator yields the protein MNQSALAGFIKIVELNSFCAAAEALYLSQSALSQQIRTLEGQLQFELFQHVPRRVVLTPAGWDFYPKAKQLLELYDEAVHHAQAVKLNANPPKRHLLIGHQNMPLQMLGFDLFAATGELSNRFSPIMHRCASIKDVWRALLNDEIDLSLQIECAEIAARGLHFYPAVYMPEIGVPFHTPPEVPRGYITLEQAVQYRWMFAETPDQSLYETALLHEAARRQAEIIRSVKSVQYELPSLMLTPAVYYRRPDPSQVFILDWNKGMRFGIVTKAEPDPVVMAYVRALQQQLPSLSERLFGLKLEPMEES from the coding sequence ATGAACCAGAGCGCGCTGGCGGGCTTTATAAAGATCGTGGAGCTGAACAGCTTTTGTGCGGCGGCAGAGGCGCTGTATCTTTCACAATCGGCACTTTCGCAGCAGATCCGCACGCTGGAAGGGCAATTGCAGTTTGAACTGTTCCAGCATGTGCCGCGCCGTGTGGTGCTGACCCCGGCGGGATGGGATTTTTACCCCAAGGCAAAGCAGCTGCTGGAATTGTACGATGAGGCGGTGCATCATGCGCAGGCAGTAAAGCTGAATGCAAATCCACCCAAACGGCATCTACTGATCGGACATCAGAATATGCCGCTGCAAATGCTGGGCTTTGACCTGTTTGCCGCTACAGGGGAGTTGAGCAACCGCTTTTCTCCTATCATGCACCGCTGTGCCAGCATAAAGGATGTCTGGAGGGCGTTGCTGAATGATGAAATCGATCTTTCATTGCAGATCGAGTGTGCAGAGATCGCGGCGCGAGGCTTGCACTTTTATCCGGCAGTGTATATGCCAGAGATCGGCGTCCCATTTCATACGCCGCCGGAGGTGCCCCGTGGATATATTACGCTGGAACAGGCGGTGCAGTATCGGTGGATGTTTGCAGAAACACCAGACCAGTCACTGTATGAGACCGCATTGCTACACGAGGCTGCGAGACGGCAGGCAGAAATCATTCGCAGCGTAAAAAGTGTACAGTATGAACTGCCCAGCCTGATGCTGACCCCGGCAGTGTACTACCGCAGACCGGATCCTTCACAGGTGTTTATTCTGGATTGGAACAAGGGAATGCGGTTTGGTATTGTTACGAAAGCGGAGCCGGATCCGGTAGTAATGGCCTATGTCCGCGCGTTGCAGCAACAGCTGCCGTCCCTCTCGGAAAGGCTGTTCGGCCTGAAGCTGGAACCGATGGAGGAATCATAA